DNA sequence from the Brachybacterium avium genome:
CACCCCCCGCTCCCTGGTGGTCACCAATCTCGAGCCCGACCACCTCGACTTCCACGGCGACGTCACCCACCTCACCGCGGCGTTCGACGCGCTCACGCGGCAGCTCGCCCCCGGCGGCACACTCGTGGTGTGCGCTGACGATCCGGGCGCCCGGGCACTCGGTCAGCGGGCCGAGGAGCGCGGGCTCACCGTGGTGCGCTACGGCACCGGCGAGGATGCCCGGTGGGCGCTGCGGCAGGAGCGCAACGGGCCCCGCGGCGCCGAGATCGAGATCGACACCCCCAGCGGTGAGCTGACCGCACAGCTGTCGGTGACCGGGCACCACAACGTGCTGAACGCACTGGGCGCCCTCGCCGCGACCGCCGCCGCCGTGCCCGGGGCCGATCTCACCGCCCTCGCCGCCGGGCTGGGGACCTTCACCGGTGCCTCCCGTCGCTTCGACGTGGCCGGGACCGCCGGCGGGGTCACGGTCGTGGACGACTATGCCCACCACCCGCGGGAGGTCGCCGCGACCATCGCCGCGGCCCGCGGGATCGTCGCCGCGCAGCCGCAGCCGGGACGGGTCCTGGTCGGCTTCCAGCCGCACCTGTTCTCCCGCACCCGAGACTTCGCGGTCGACTTCGCCGCAGCGCTCTCGGCGGCCGATCTGGCCTGGGTGCTGCCCGTCTACGCGGCCCGGGAGGACCCGGACCCGAGGGTCGACGCGCGCACGGTCACCGACCTCGCCGCAGAGTCCGTGGAGCCGGTCGCCGGCGCCGAGCAGCTCGTGGACCGCGTCGTCGCCGCCGCCCGCCCCGATGATCTGCTGCTGATGCTCGGCGCCGGGGACATCGTGGAGGTCACCCCCGGGCTGATGGCCGCCCTGGACTCCGCTCGAGGGCGTGGCTGATGGCTCGACGCCCCACCGCGCCGCGCCCCCGGCAGGGCCCCCGACGCCCAGCACCATCGGTACCTCCGCAGCGCCGACCGGTGGCGAAGGCCGCTCGGCAGCGTCCGACGGAGGCCCCACCCGCGCCCACCACCGCTGCCCGTTCCGTCTCGTCGACCGCCTCTGCGCCGCGCTCCCGCTCGGCGTCGTCGGCGGCTCCGGCGCCCCGCTCCCGCTCCCGGTCCGTCGGCCGGCCCCGCCCGATCTCCACGGCCGGCGAGAAGCCGATGGCTGACGGGCGATCGGTCCCCGCCGACGGCCGTCTGCGAGAGCTGGTGGTGGGTCGCCCCTGGCGGCGACGTCGCCGCCTGATCCTCGCCGGCACCGCGGGCACTCTGCTGGTGCTGGTCGCCGCACTGCTCACCGTCGTCTTCCTGCCCGCCCTGCAGGTCGACGAGGTGACGGTGGACGGGACCGGATACCTCGACGAGGCAGAGATCCGTGCCGTCGCCGCGCCGCCGGCCGAGGGCAGCGTGCTGCTGCTCCCCACCGGCGAGATCGCCGCCGAGGTGG
Encoded proteins:
- the murC gene encoding UDP-N-acetylmuramate--L-alanine ligase, which translates into the protein MTAAPENGSLPPVTPRTILRAGDVVTRPDWPAGEDVRSVHVVRIGGAGMSAVARLALESGLTVSGSDSQDGQFIAPLRAAGARIGIGFDADLLDADLDLVVVSTAVRADNPEVLAARERGIPVIHRAAALAGLLSGRGLIAIAGTHGKTTTTGMAVSALRGAGHDPAWALGAAVPDLGRNAGLGAEPSAPPSTTALAVVEADESDGSFLAFTPRSLVVTNLEPDHLDFHGDVTHLTAAFDALTRQLAPGGTLVVCADDPGARALGQRAEERGLTVVRYGTGEDARWALRQERNGPRGAEIEIDTPSGELTAQLSVTGHHNVLNALGALAATAAAVPGADLTALAAGLGTFTGASRRFDVAGTAGGVTVVDDYAHHPREVAATIAAARGIVAAQPQPGRVLVGFQPHLFSRTRDFAVDFAAALSAADLAWVLPVYAAREDPDPRVDARTVTDLAAESVEPVAGAEQLVDRVVAAARPDDLLLMLGAGDIVEVTPGLMAALDSARGRG